CAGCCCCGCCGCCTCATCGGCGTTGAAGCCATCCTCATGATGGATCAGCGGCGGCAGGCCCATCGACCGGGCGAACAGCCGGTGCGCCATCACCCCGTCCATCGCCCCCCAATTATAGCCCAGCACCAGGTCATAACCGGTCAGGAACTGCGCGATCGCGCGAAACCGCGCCAGCCCCGGCCTTCCGGCAAAAGCCGGCGAAGCAGGAAAATCGACGGGCACCTGCGGCTCGATCGCGGTGCGAGCGCCCAGCGCCTCGGGCGCGGCACTGACGATACTATGTCGCGCCCTGTCACCCCAGATGTTCATCAGCCGGATGGAACGCGCTTCCTTGCCACCCAAAGTGAAACTGCCATGGATATGCAGGATGCGCGGCGGATTGCCCCGCTGCACGCCGCCGCCATCAGCCACGCAGCACGCGCTCCAGCAGGCGGTCGATCCCGGCCACCGCTTCCGGCTCGTCCAGCGCTGGCGCATGCCCGACATCGGGCACCGTCACCAGTTCGGCGCTCGCCCCCACCTCGCGCGCCATCCGCGCCGCCGTCGGTTCGCTCAGCAGGTCCGACCGGTCGCCGCGCAGCAACAGGGTCGGAATGCCTTGGAACGCGGCCATTACCGGCCACATGTCGACACCGGCCTCGCCACCGGGCGCACGCAGCGGCTCGGCGATGCGCATGTCATAGTCGAGCACGATCCGCCCGCCGCTGTTCAGCCGATAAAGGCGCTTGGCCATGGCCAGCCATTGCTCCAGCCCATAGGCCGGATAGACATCCCCGTTCGCCTCTTCCAGCGCGCGGGCTGCATGAACCCAGCTGGGGTGCGATTGCCCCACGCCGACATAGCCGCGAA
The sequence above is drawn from the Sphingobium sp. AP49 genome and encodes:
- a CDS encoding alpha/beta hydrolase; amino-acid sequence: MTGYSDGYWWSPDGLRLHYRDYAGGEDGRPPLLCLPGLTRNARDFEPLAQRLAGEWRLICPDMRGRAESAYAKDPMSYVPLTYLQDIGRLLADLAITRFVAVGTSLGGIITMLIAATHREWLAGAVLNDVGPTLDEAGLDRIRGYVGVGQSHPSWVHAARALEEANGDVYPAYGLEQWLAMAKRLYRLNSGGRIVLDYDMRIAEPLRAPGGEAGVDMWPVMAAFQGIPTLLLRGDRSDLLSEPTAARMAREVGASAELVTVPDVGHAPALDEPEAVAGIDRLLERVLRG